The following DNA comes from Neovison vison isolate M4711 chromosome 13, ASM_NN_V1, whole genome shotgun sequence.
CTATTTCCTCTGCCGCCATGAGCCTGGCTAAGTCTTTCCCTTCCTCTAAGGCCctgctcacctcctccaggaagccttctctcaCCTCTCCACAAAGCTGACGCTTTCTTATTCCTGGCTTCCCGTCCCGCAGCAGCCCAGAGGCCACATGCCTCTGTTAAAGTACTCAACATAGCTCTGGAAAGTTCTAGCTGCTTatcttccttctcttcatctgCAGTTCTGGCCTAGGCCGATGAGGAACTGCCTTGAGCTTGGTTTCCTCAGTACCTGGCACAGCAGGGCTGTTCATATGCCATGTGCTGTTGTAAACATTTCATATACATTCTCTTCTTTAGTCCCCACACAACTCAGTGGGGTAAGATATCGTTCTcggccccattttatagatgatgaaaagAGACCAGAGAGGGATGGTAACtcgcccagggtcacacagctgggcaACAGCAGAGGAGAGCTTAGAACCGAAGTACTCAGCtccatttgttgaatgaaatgaCAAAGGAAGCTGCCCCCGAGTCCTGCTGTAACCCCCAGAACgtgggccaggagctgggggttTGGGGTGGGCCCGCCGTCTGCTGGGACAGGGCTGGATTACCCTCTCGAACTCCCGGAAGCCAGTAGTCTGCCTGCTGTACACCCTTTTTGACGGACGTGATGGGCACGATCCACAGGTAGCTGCAACGAGAGCCCCCCGAGATCAGGGTGAGGGACAGCAGCTCCTGGAGCGGCCGGGGAAGAGCTCTCGGAGTCTGCCCCGCTGCCGCACCGAGCACTCCCATCCTCCCGGCCACAGAGGGAGAGCCTGTCTCCGGCCACGGGGCCGGGATCGCAGCACTCCTGGACTTGAGATGGCCAAGGGGCGCCACGGCCACTGCCCCTCGGAGACCTCCCTAGGACACCTGCATCGGTGACCCCTTCCACTCACTCGAACTCTGAGGGGCGGGTGACAACGGACTCGGGGTCGAGGAGGAAGTGCTTCTGGGAGATGTTGCCCGTGGCGGTGTCCACAGTGATGACGGGGAAACCCATCTGCAGGATCCAGCGGTCCATGATGTCGCTCACAGAGTAAGGCAGGTTGATGGCTGCCTGATCGTCTACAACCTGGGGCAGAGCCACAGGGGCAGCCTTCAGTGGAGCGCCCCCTCCCGCCTCGCTCCGGAAGTGCCACCCCgcagggaggcaggagctggCTGGGTCCCAGGGCTGGGCCCCCTGAGAACGGCCAGGCGTTTGCGCGCTGCAAATCTAGATGGgctccccactcccaccactTCTGGGGTCCAAGGTGAGGTGGGTATTGTGGGGGCAGGCGGTTGCCCAGAGTGATCAACCCGCGAGGAGGACAGGAGGGCCAGGAGCAGGCAGCGTGCAGAGCGAGCGCAGGGTGAGAGAGTGGGTGGTCTGGGGGACGGGCTTAGGGTGCTCTCTACTGTCTTCTCGGGTTTTTATCATCTGCTACCGCGCACATGCGTTGCTTTTGTAATAACAACAAGAAGTTAACATCTGCtattaagtgagaaaataaagacaggaaagagaaagaagagaatcaGAAGGGCAGAAGCTGAGCAGGaaggggagctgggaggggctgCAGGGGGGGGGGGCTCGGGGACAGAGGttgtgggagggaggggtggaggtggagaggCACCTGGCATGGAGGAGGGCTCAGCTttgcaggagaggaaggagggagggactgAGGCAGGCTAGGAAGACGGTGTGGAGGCAGTGAGGTGCCCCTGTCAGCAGGTTGTGGGGGGTCCAGGGAAGGAAATGTTGGGGAGAGGGCCCAACCAGGCTCCTGGCAGATAGAAGTTGGCCTGGAGACCAGCCAGAAGGGTGCTGGAGCCCAGCTGTGACTCCCTGACAAGACCCTGGTCTCCCCTCCCTGCTGGACTGGGCTTGGGACTCAGGAGGGGTCAGTCAGGCTGCTGTAAGGGAGGGGAACCGACGGGAAGATGGCAGTGTGCAGACTCCAGCGctaggagaggcagggaggggagaggggaggcgggCCGGTCAGAGGGTCTGTCCCACAGACAGGGCTGCGTGAGGTTTGAGTGGACAGGAAGACAAGGCAGGGCAGGGCGAGAAGGTCAAAGCTGGTGCTGGGGGTGCCGGAGTGTGCAGAGTCAGGCCTGGGAGGGGCCcactggggcacagggcagccaggagtgctgAGTAGGTAGAATGATTGACTCCAAAGTTCCAGGCAGGGGAGGGACTCAGGAACCGTGCGGGCTGGCTGATGAGGGTGCTCCTGGGCTCCCGCCATGGAGCTCACTACGGTTTGTGGCGGGGAGGCAAGGTGCCTGCCTGGGGTCTTGACCCATGGTCTCCAAACACCTCCTTCGAGGAGCTCTCGCtgcacccattttacagacaagcaACCAAGGCTTCCTTCAGAGGACCTGCCTGGGCTGGGAAGCTGTGGAGCTGGACACATTCTCTCCCACACGTGCTGCGCCAACCACCGCCCCCCCGAGACTTACAGCATCTCAGGACCCCCCAAAAATGGCCGCGGGCAGCTGGCTCTTACTGACCTTCTGCAGGTGGTTCCACAGGTCCAGGTAAACAGTGTTATTGTAGGCAAAGGTGTGGAGGTAGGACTGCGGAAAGAAAGGCCACGGTGAAGGCGAAGCTGGTgctccccagcctctcccactGAACCCCTGGGGTAGGCGGGGGGCTCGGGGACACACAGCAGGGGCTGGGGAAACGCACCCCCACGGCTGGCCCAGGGTACTCACTGCCACACCCTTCTTGAACAGGTCCTCTGTCAGGAAGCTGGAGAGCATCCTGAGGACGGAAGCTCCCTGCGGAAGGGGAGGGCGTCTCAGAAAGCGGGGCTGAGCCAGCAGGACCGGGCCAGGGCGCATGCTGCCAGAGCGGGGCTCTGTGGGCCGCGtccccactgcctctgcctgcccgccGCTGCCTCCGTACCTTGCTGTAGGAGATGGAGTCGAACATCTCGCTGATCTGGGCCGGCGTGTTGACCTCGCCGGCAGGCGAGGACAGAGGGTGGGAGGAGACCAGCGCGTCTATGGCCATCACACGGTACACGTCATTCAGCACCATGAGGTCTTTCTGCAAATCCCCAGTTGCTCATCAGGAGACCGGcctggcggcggggtggggggcccgCCGACGCTGCACCCGGGGCCCCCGGCTCACCAGATTCCAGGTGGGTTCTGCATAGTCGGCGCCCAGGTATTCCACGTAGGAGGCAAAGCCCTCGTTCAGCCACAGGTCATTCcaccattccaaggtcaccaGGTTCCCAAACCACTGTTGGGGAGGGAAGGTCACTCACAGTACCCAGAACTGCCCTTCACCGAGGGTCCCCCACGTGCCAGGCGCTGGCCGGGACTTGGCTGGCATCACCGTGTCTCCCCTCAGCTATCCTGCTAGCTGGGACCCTCCTCCCTTCGCAGCTGCCTAGGGCTTGTGCCCTCTCCTCCCAGAGCCCCCCACTCACTTCTCGGCCCTCCCTGGGATGGGGGGGGGCTACCTGGTGGGCCAGTTCATGAGCAATCACAGtggccacccgctccctgttgcCGGTGGAGGAGGACAGCGGGTCATAGAGCAGGGCACTCTCCCGGTAGGTCACCAGCCCCCAGTTCTCCATGGCGCCAGCGTTGAAGTCAGGCAAGGCGATCTGGTCTGTGGAAGCAAGGTCATTGGCAGGATGGCCTCTGGGTGGGGTGCCccatcttctgtccccaccacAAGGCCCCTCACTCACCAGATTTTTTGAGTGGGTAGGGGGTATCATAATGTGCAGAAAAGAAGTCTAGGATGGGGCCTGTTACATTCAGGGCGTAGTTTCCATGGCTCTCGTTGATCGCACTAGGCCGAGCCCAGATTCGGATCTGCAGAGAGGATGGAGGTAGGTCAGAGGCCCCTCCTGGGTCCCGGTGCAGAtgggcggggccccaggggccagCAGGCTAGTGAGGGCACCGACTAGGTTAAACTGAGAGGCATGGGCAGCAGAGGGGAGGTTGCGGGGGCTGTCTCTGAGGGGCTCAGAGTCCTAGGGAGGAGTCTTTGGGAATAGCAGTAGTCATGGCCGCCGTCTGCCTGACACCCAGGGTTGGGAACGCCCTTCACGAGGAGAGAGCGAACATTCAGCTGCAGAGATTGAGGGCCAAAACTTGTCCCAGACACTCAGCGCCGGGATTCGAACACTGGTCTAACAACTCAGGGGCAGAGATGGGAATGAATTAGAACAAGAATATCCCTCGGGTTGGGGCCAATCCCAGAGAAGGGGAAGGACGAGTGGGCCCAGCTTCTTACCAGGACGCCGCTGGGTGCTAGCCTCTCCAGACTCTTGAACTCGCTCACGATGTAGGCCAGCAGGTAAGTAGACATGATAGGTGTGGTTTCAAACTCTGTGACGCTCCAGCTGGGATCTTCCGGGAAGGGGACGCTGGGGCCTGGGCAGGGAGCACTGGAATTTGCAGGGatgcctcctctcccctgctccaaaTCCTAGCCCTGGGGTGCCTCCTTCCCAAGGCTGTGTGGCCCCAGGACAGACCCACTCACCTCTGGGAAGCATGTTGGACAGGGCAACGAGGTTGCTGGGGTGGATGAGGGTGATGTTGAACGTGGCCTTCATGGCTGGCTCGTCGAAGCACGGGAAGGACTTCCGGGCGTCTGCAGCTTGCATTTGTGTCGTGGCGATCACCCTGCCCAAACCAGGACGTCAGAGCTTGTGCTGGGGGACTGTTTGCGCCCCGTGAGGGTGGGCGGGTGGGGGTTTCAGGGTGCTGCCAGGCGTGCAGGGGAAGGGGTGCGGGAAAGGCTGCTCCAGACTCATTCTTGCCCTCCCCGTCTCGGTCTCCCCCGGGCAGACTCTCGGCCCTGACAGGCCAGCTCCTGGGGGAGAGCAGAGCTCCTTCAGGAGTCAGGGTCAAAGTCCCGGCAGGCTCCATCCCTATATTAGCCAGGAGACCTTAAGCAAGTTTCTCTCCCCTGAGCCCCAGTTTTCCTATCTGTCCAAGAGGCTCTTTTACCACTCGCCCCTGACTCCCTAATGTGGGGTATGGAAGCCCCCAGGGGAGGGGCTGCTCCCCTAGCACCTGGGATGGAGTCAGGGGCCAGCAAGAGGCTCCAGGTTCCAAGACTTGCAATCCAAGCCCTTCCCTGGCCCCCAGGATCCAGCTCTGCCTCGGATCTGGTACCTGCCCCCACCAAGCAGACAGACCCCACTGTTACTTACTTTTTGACACCGTTCTCCATATACTCGCTGCGGTAGAAGCCCGCCAGGTCGTCGGCCAGCTCCCCCTGGAACTCACTGTCCATCTCGTACTGGCTGTTGACCTGCAGCGGCTCCCGGAGGTGCACCACCAGGTACTCAGTGAGCTCCACCAGCTCGGTCCTGTCGATGGCGGGGGCCTGGATGCCCCCCACGCCCTTCAGGGCCACCCTGTGCCCCTGGATGTTGGTGTAGTTGAGCTTCTTGCTGTGGATGATGATGACGTTGGTGGACTCAGTGCACAAGAAGCGCACGGTGCTTTTGCCGCTGAAGGTGTACAGGCCGTCGTTGTTGGGGGTGAGGTACGGCCGCAGCATCACATTGTAGGAGCTGGGAATCAGAGCCTTGGGGAGGCGGTAACGGTTCCATGGCTTGCTCTGGTCCAAGGTGGTAGCCGCGGTGGTGGACCCAGTGGCGGTGGGGGCCGTGGGGTTCATGGGGTTCGTGGGGCTCGTGGGGGCCGTGGGGCTCGCTGTGGAGCCATCGGCGGAGCTCCCGatgttcttgttcttttcctgGGCATACACCACGGACAGAGCGATGATGGTGCACGCGGCCGCCACGCCCAGGATGATGAACAGGATGCCCAGAGCCTTGGAAATGTAGAAGCCCTTGGCCATGgtgagggcagggtgggggctgggggaggttcAGGATGGCGAGGAGCAAGGCAGCCTCGGGCCAGACTTATATCCCTGAGGGGACGGGGGAGGAGCCCTACAGCCCACAGCCTGGGCAAAAATTAACCAGGGCTCACACAGGCAAAGGTCAGTAGGCTGGGCAGGGACACCCTCTGCTCAGGCTCCAGAGAGGAGGAGGTCCAGACACAGTGTGCCAGGGCACCTGCTGGGGAGCAAACAGTGTCCAGTTACGGGCTGCAGGAAGAGGGAGCAGCGGGGCTGGGGGGCACTGATGTGCCTGCGTGCTgggacagtggggacagaagCGGGAGGGTTGAGGTTAGAGTCAGGGAAGGACCTCCCAGGAGCAGGAAGAGGTAGGAGATGCAGAGGAGTcagtctctggctcaggtcaagagTGGCGTGGGTCACCCCTGTGGCTGGATCTGGCCCACCCAGACAATCCAAGCCCTGGGGACAGGGTCTCAGAGTCCCTTGCATTCCTCCAGAGCAGGAGTTCTTCCAAGTTCCCCCTCTTACCCCTTCTTGCCAAAAAGCTCTAGCTCAGCTATCAGCACacggaggagaaagaaaggaggtgttctaccttttttttctttttttaagagaggaggCTGGTGAGGTTTCACCTTTTCCcagctgtgaccttgagcaggtacCTTGCTCAGAGCTCGCTCCTCACAAATAGATAACAGTATTTATCTCTCAACTTTGTTGCCCAGATTGAACAAGAGAACGTATTAAAGATCACAGAGCACAACCTACGCATCATTATTCCCTTCCTCCTTACCCAGAGCTCAGCCATGGCCTCTTTTCCTATCCTTAGTAGAAATGAAGACATGATTTATCATACTTAATAAAAGAATGTTCATTATCGCTCTGCCCACCCATCAGTCCAGTGTCTCAGACCTTGACACCTCCTGACCCTGACTTCCATGTCCAattctgcccccatccctgctctcaTCATGTCCTTGGTCAAAGCCGCTCTCCCTGTTCATACAGAGTCCACTATGCCCTCATGGACTCACCACTTCCATTCAGGCCCCCTCAAACCTGTTTGCCACAAGAATTGGATCGGCTTCAAACCTTCCtagggcagctggctggctcagtcagtggaacataccactcttgatctcagggacatgagttcaagcctcacgatggggatagagatgacttaaaaataaaatctttaataaaaaaaaaaaaacttttttgctcATAAAATCCAGACTAAATCTTCCAAAGAGACCTACAAGTTCAGCCTGCCATCAGCCTATCCCCTTCCCAGCCTCATTTTCACCACATTCCCTTCTGTCCCAGTGGTCCAGCCACTCTGGTCATCATCCACTCCCTttgccacaggacctttgcacatgctgttcccactGACTGGATCAGCATGTGATCCAGGGCTCACACAAGCAAAGGTCAGTAGGCTGGGCAGGGGCATCTTCTTTCCTTAGTTATTTCCTACTCATCCTTCCATTCTTTCTCAGAGAAGCCCTTGCTGGCGAGGTCAAGGCCCTATTAGTTCCATTAGTACCACAAACCTCTTTGTCGAAGCCCTGTAACTCAGTGCAGTTTTCCGTTTGATCTGCATAGTGAAGACTTGAGTCCTATCTGTCTCCCCCAGCAACCGCAGTCCCCATGAGAGCAGGCCCTTGGCTGCTTCCGCTCACCAGCCCGACATGGTGCcgggcacatagcaggtgctcaacgCGTAGTCATTGAGTGAACGCACACATACATGAATCACTGCTTACTCAAGTCTTTCTAGCCCATTTCCACCCcgtccctgcccccactctggcCCTGGGAGAACGGCCTGCCCCCTTCTAGGAAGCCTCCTCCAACCATGGCAGACGAGTGGTGTTCTGGTTCAGGCCAACTCTATCCCAGGGCTCACCTGGGCCGGCTCCATTGGCTTGTAAGCTCCTCATTCATCTGTCAATCCCCGCCCTGGCTCGGGTCTGCCTTCCCCTGAGCTGTGCAAACGCTTGGGAAGTGAGTGCACATACGCACTgaatggacacatagatcaattcATTCACATGTAACCACGAGAATAAATGACTGCCACCTGTCCTTGGGCCGGCAGAGGTGCTTCAGGCTGAGGGTGTTCTGAGCCCTTGgcgcttctccccttctctctagAGACCTGCCTACGGGGCCCTGGGCTGGCCAGTGTGGACTTCCCACCGTGGTGGCCAGGACCCGCCCTCATCAGGCCTGGGCTGACGCCCAGGGTACTCATAGGAGGCCGAGTGCCCAGGAGAAGTTTCCAGCTTGGGCATGGTGACACAGTGGACAGTGGCTCCCAAGGGTGATGTGGCATGTGCTCCCAGTCTATCTTCAGGGCCAGGACAGGCCTAAGGAGGCCATCTTTATAGCGACCCCATAGGCTGGCCCCCCGGAGCCATGTGTCCCCCTAAACCAAGTTTCAGTCCGTCCCTGATGGGCCTGCAGCCCCCCACCTCTGAAGCAGAAGGACCCACAAGCCCACTTGGCCTAATCCCTTCTCCAAATAAAGAAAGAGGCCCTGCCTGGCCCACTGTGGTCTCTTCCTGTTTGTTTTGGATGCAGACCACAGGCCCAGCTGGCTGGACTCTTTACTCTTTTGGAAAGAGCCTCTAGTTTTCAAAGTTGGCGCAGCAGGCAGCTTATTGCCCTGTAATAAGGGGTCCCTGCTCTGGGCACCAGGCCAGCTCAGGCTGGGGGGCAAGTGAGGGGCATGCTCTAGCTTCAGAGCTTGCTATCTTCACACCCCAGCGTGTAGTGGTGGGCATCTCCAGGCTCACCACACACCTCAGCAGAAGGCTCTTCCTTTCCTGCTACACAGTCTCCAGTTCCCCCCTGCCTGCAGAATGAAACCTCAGTCTTGAGTCCGAAGACCTTCGGTGAACTTGACCATCTGGCCTCTCCTCTTCCCAATGCCTACTGTGCCTCTAGCCTCAGCCATTTCCCCAAACCTGCTGGGCCTTTTCATGCCTCTGTGCCTTTACTCGTCCTGTTTCTACTACTAGGAatgcctttcctctccctcctgtcaaactcctactcatccttcaaaacaCCTCAATGTCATGGCCTTCTCACGCACGGGGACTCCTCTCCCCTCTGTGGTTCCCTGGCCCGTTTCACATTTCTATCACAGCACTGACGACTACACCATCTATGTGTTCAAAGCCTGCCACTAGACCCAAGCACCTTAAAGGAAGACTGTAATTTTGTAAGCCCCTCCATTACCAGCACAAGGCAAGAGTCCAGTAAATATTGGCTAAATGAATGACCATGTACACAATCCTTGCCATGGCCTTTAGACCTGGCATGATCCAGCCCTCCAAGATTCTCTCGTCTTATCTCAAGCTTTCTTTCCATCACCCTCTGCACTCTGCCCACCAGCCTCTTTCTGATCCTCAAGCCTACCACATTCTCCCCCTTCTAGCCGCATActgccaccccttccccaccagcAACAAGTGGCTCTTTGGGTCTGGGAAGCTTCTGTGTTTCCCGCACCCATCATCCTGGAGGCTCGCTTCAGTGATGCTGTCCCGGGACAGCCCTCCCATCACCCCCCAAAA
Coding sequences within:
- the LOC122893426 gene encoding aminopeptidase N; the encoded protein is MAKGFYISKALGILFIILGVAAACTIIALSVVYAQEKNKNIGSSADGSTASPTAPTSPTNPMNPTAPTATGSTTAATTLDQSKPWNRYRLPKALIPSSYNVMLRPYLTPNNDGLYTFSGKSTVRFLCTESTNVIIIHSKKLNYTNIQGHRVALKGVGGIQAPAIDRTELVELTEYLVVHLREPLQVNSQYEMDSEFQGELADDLAGFYRSEYMENGVKKVIATTQMQAADARKSFPCFDEPAMKATFNITLIHPSNLVALSNMLPRGPSVPFPEDPSWSVTEFETTPIMSTYLLAYIVSEFKSLERLAPSGVLIRIWARPSAINESHGNYALNVTGPILDFFSAHYDTPYPLKKSDQIALPDFNAGAMENWGLVTYRESALLYDPLSSSTGNRERVATVIAHELAHQWFGNLVTLEWWNDLWLNEGFASYVEYLGADYAEPTWNLKDLMVLNDVYRVMAIDALVSSHPLSSPAGEVNTPAQISEMFDSISYSKGASVLRMLSSFLTEDLFKKGVASYLHTFAYNNTVYLDLWNHLQKVVDDQAAINLPYSVSDIMDRWILQMGFPVITVDTATGNISQKHFLLDPESVVTRPSEFDYLWIVPITSVKKGVQQADYWLPGVREAQNNLFRATGSDEWVLLNLNVTGYYLVNYDVENWRKIQTQLQTDLSVIPVINRAQVIHDTFNLASAQMVPVTLALNSTLFLNQEREYMPWEAALSSLSYFKLMFDRSEVYGPMKSYLRKQVSPLFDYFETLTQGWKKHPDTLMEQYGEINAVSTACTYGVPKCKELVSTLFAEWKKNPQNNPIYPNLRSIVYCNAVAQGGEEEWNFVWEQFRSATVVNEADKLRAALACTNQVWILNRYLSYTLNPDLIRKQDVTSTLSSIASNVIGQNLVWDFVQSNWKQLFDDFGTGSFSFSNLIQAVTRRFSSEFELQQLEQFKKNNMHIGFGSATRALEQALEKTKANIKWVKENKEVVLRWFTENSQ